The Pantoea vagans genome contains the following window.
TACGCTGATGATCAAGTGCAAACGCGCGCTGGAGCAGACCGGGTTTAAACGCCTGGTGATTGCCGGTGGTGTGAGTGCCAACCGTACGCTGCGTGAACGCATGGCCGAGATGATGCAAAAGCGTGGTGGCGAGGTGTTCTATGCCCGTCCGGAGTTTTGCACCGATAACGGCGCGATGATTGCCTATGCCGGCATGGTGCGGCTGAAAGGCGGCACACGTGGTGAACTCGGCGTTACCGTGCGGCCGCGCTGGCCGCTGGCAGAATTACCCGCCATCTAAAACGAAAAAACCGGCATCGCGCCGGTTTTTTTATTTCTTCTTCTTCCGCTTCCAAATCTTATTTTCCTGGCCGCGCCACAGGCGCTGGATGTTGTCGTGGTGACGTAACAATATCAAACAGGACAGCATCGAAACCGGGAAGGTGAACTGCGGTTTGAACCACCAGACGTAGAAAGGGGCAATCAGTGCGCTGACAATCGCGCCAAGTGATGAATAGCCGCTTAACAACACGGTTAAAAGCCAGGTGCCGGTCATCAACCCCGTTAAATCCCAGCCAATCGGCGCAATCGCGCCAAACGCTGTTGCGACGCCTTTTCCACCGCGAAAACGGAAAAATACCGGATAGATATGGCCGAGGCAGGCGGCTATGGCTGTCAGGCCCAGATACATCGGTGTGACGTGCAGCAGGTAGGCAATCCATACCGGCAGCATACCCTTAGCTACATCAAATATCAGTACTGCGGCTGCAGGGACTTTGCCGCCAATGCGCAATACGTTGGTGGCACCAGGGTTGCCGGAACCGGCAGTACGCGGATCGGGTAAACGCGCGAGTTTACAAACCAGTATCGCACTGGAAATCGAACCGCAAAGATACGCGAAAATAATCATACCAAGCGCGATAGCACTCATAGCCTCGTACCGTTCCTTTTGGGTCGTTTTGTTCTCGATAAGCGTGGATAATACGCATAATCCGCCGGAAGTGGTATCCGGCATAGCCAAAAACAGAGACTGACATCATGGATATCGTATTTATAGAACAACTCACCGTGTTCACCACCATTGGCGTTTACGATTGGGAACAGGGCATGCAGCAGAAGCTGGTGCTCGATGTCGAAATGGCGTGGGACAACCGCCGTGCGGCGGTTAGCGACGATGTGAATGACTGTTTGAGCTACGCCGATGTCACGGAAGTGATCCTCAATCATTTGCAGGGCCAGCGCTTTGCCTTAGTGGAACGCGTGGCGGAAGAAATTGCCGATCTGTTGATGAACCGTTTCAAAACTCCCGGCGTGCGTATCAAGGTCGGTAAACCGGGTGCCGTTGCCCAAGCCGCGACCGTTGGCGTGCGTATCGAGCGCGGGACTATTCCTAAATAAACTCTCCGTGATTGCCATCACAATGAAACCAAACCAAATTATGGTGTGTCTCACTTGAGGCCGTTGCGTTAACGGGCGCGAAGTGACCGATTTTCTTAAGGTTTCCTTCAGCGTGGCGCGGGCATAATTTCAGGCGGTAGCACCTTGCGACCGCCTTTTTACTGTTTAAAACGGATAGAGGAAAAATTTTGATGGCAGATATTCATCAGCTATGGGTCGCTGCAATCCTGGGGGTTGTGGAAGGCCTCACGGAATTCCTGCCGGTCTCTTCTACTGGCCATATGATCATTGTTGGCCATCTGCTTGGCTTCGAGGGCGACAAAGCCGAAACCTTTGAAGTGGTCATTCAGCTGGGTTCAATTCTGGCGGTGGTGGTGATGTTCTGGCGTCGCCTGTTCGGATTGATTGGTATTCACTTTGGTAAAGAGCCACATGAAGGTACCGGAACCGGCAAACTGACGCTGATCCATATCCTGTTAGGCATGGTCCCGGCGGTGGTGATTGGGCTGGTATTGCACGATCAAATCAAAAGCCTGTTTAACCCAATCAACGTGATGTATGCCTTGGTAGTGGGGGGCGTGCTGCTGCTGGTGGCGGAATACTTCAAGCCGAAACAGCCAAAAGCGGTAGGTATCGATGACATCACCTATCGTCAGGCGTTTATGATTGGCTGCTTCCAGTGTCTGGCGCTGTGGCCGGGCTTCTCGCGCTCGGGTGCGACCATTTCGGGCGGTATGCTGATGGGCGTGAGCCGCTATGCTGCCTCGGAGTTCTCATTCATCCTTGCCGTACCGATGATGATTGGTGCCACCGGATTGGATCTTTACAAGAGCATGGGCTTCCTGACGATGCAGGACTTCCCCATGTTCGCTGTCGGCTTCGTGACCGCCTTTATCGTTGCATTGCTGGCGATCAAAGTGTTCCTGGAACTGATTAAGCGTATCTCGTTTGTGTCGTTCGCTATCTATCGCTTTATTGTTGCGGCGGCGGTTTACGCCAT
Protein-coding sequences here:
- the bacA gene encoding undecaprenyl-diphosphate phosphatase gives rise to the protein MADIHQLWVAAILGVVEGLTEFLPVSSTGHMIIVGHLLGFEGDKAETFEVVIQLGSILAVVVMFWRRLFGLIGIHFGKEPHEGTGTGKLTLIHILLGMVPAVVIGLVLHDQIKSLFNPINVMYALVVGGVLLLVAEYFKPKQPKAVGIDDITYRQAFMIGCFQCLALWPGFSRSGATISGGMLMGVSRYAASEFSFILAVPMMIGATGLDLYKSMGFLTMQDFPMFAVGFVTAFIVALLAIKVFLELIKRISFVSFAIYRFIVAAAVYAIFM
- the plsY gene encoding glycerol-3-phosphate 1-O-acyltransferase PlsY, which codes for MSAIALGMIIFAYLCGSISSAILVCKLARLPDPRTAGSGNPGATNVLRIGGKVPAAAVLIFDVAKGMLPVWIAYLLHVTPMYLGLTAIAACLGHIYPVFFRFRGGKGVATAFGAIAPIGWDLTGLMTGTWLLTVLLSGYSSLGAIVSALIAPFYVWWFKPQFTFPVSMLSCLILLRHHDNIQRLWRGQENKIWKRKKKK
- the folB gene encoding bifunctional dihydroneopterin aldolase/7,8-dihydroneopterin epimerase gives rise to the protein MDIVFIEQLTVFTTIGVYDWEQGMQQKLVLDVEMAWDNRRAAVSDDVNDCLSYADVTEVILNHLQGQRFALVERVAEEIADLLMNRFKTPGVRIKVGKPGAVAQAATVGVRIERGTIPK